One genomic region from Parerythrobacter aestuarii encodes:
- a CDS encoding asparagine synthase-related protein has protein sequence MMFAGIVTGEGSRTPRDWIDPARLEALLDPFDVADKAGHWCSEQAMFAQAVRHNTPESLNESPPARCMETGRVCVGWIRLDNRAELCAALRLQERRDLTDPALVLAAHRAWGTGAAIRLIGDFSFVIFDPATSTTWCVRDPIGTRPMFTYHGRELFAVASTAALFPALRLPDVTPSDAWIGKFLLGYSHDHHRTAFTNVYRLPPGHELIIEAGKTGEPHRYFAFEDPQPFAAQQSQEQVGRYRASLDEAVMRRTRSVHTVGAELTGGLDSSSIVASAAPACEEQGFQTYGLLMFEEDASAQERVAHHCGLSGHVSLEPAQGAWHLATMDRCNAMLGFPAEHANATFHAPVYEACSDHGVRTLLSGFGGDEIVTSGGREVLAELLAHGQFQAFLRALGDTPTSRGRGLVRFVRQRLASPQHATQAFLAQLDATPFSRAYREEHALEDFQRGRGAIAGGRTPNETVLRRAFRAYVSGRLESCSAMAASYGIEYRWPLLDRDLIETYLAIPGIEKHQAGTGRLLHRRSQIGRLPDSIIWHGKSMGPVRENARPTNDPVSFVNYDLLPSRLKSILDCESYGKLGGFKNNGSSAEGSLTGNDAYSRELARRIDVLSEWLKQLD, from the coding sequence ATGATGTTTGCCGGGATCGTTACTGGCGAGGGCAGTCGCACTCCCCGGGACTGGATCGACCCGGCCCGGCTGGAAGCCCTGCTCGATCCATTCGACGTCGCTGACAAGGCGGGACATTGGTGCAGCGAACAGGCGATGTTCGCTCAAGCGGTGCGCCACAATACGCCAGAGAGCCTCAACGAGAGCCCGCCTGCGCGATGCATGGAAACAGGCCGCGTATGCGTTGGATGGATCCGGCTCGACAATCGCGCAGAGCTGTGTGCAGCTCTGAGGCTGCAAGAACGCAGGGATCTTACCGATCCCGCATTGGTACTGGCCGCCCATCGAGCCTGGGGCACCGGAGCGGCAATCCGGCTCATCGGCGATTTTTCCTTCGTGATCTTCGATCCCGCCACCAGCACGACATGGTGCGTACGTGACCCAATCGGTACACGACCGATGTTTACCTATCACGGCCGTGAGCTTTTTGCTGTGGCCAGCACTGCCGCGCTATTTCCCGCCCTGCGACTGCCCGACGTCACGCCCAGCGATGCATGGATCGGCAAGTTCCTGCTTGGCTATTCGCACGACCATCACCGCACCGCCTTCACGAATGTCTATCGGTTGCCGCCAGGCCATGAGCTGATCATCGAAGCCGGCAAGACCGGCGAACCGCATCGTTACTTCGCTTTCGAGGATCCACAGCCCTTTGCTGCGCAGCAATCGCAAGAACAGGTGGGCCGATACCGAGCGAGCCTCGACGAGGCCGTGATGCGTCGGACCCGATCAGTTCACACAGTCGGTGCAGAATTGACGGGTGGGCTCGATTCTTCGTCGATCGTGGCCAGCGCTGCCCCCGCTTGCGAGGAGCAGGGATTTCAGACCTATGGCCTGTTGATGTTTGAAGAAGACGCGTCGGCCCAGGAACGCGTCGCTCACCATTGCGGTTTGTCCGGCCACGTGTCCCTCGAGCCAGCTCAGGGAGCATGGCACCTCGCAACGATGGACCGCTGCAATGCGATGCTCGGGTTTCCCGCAGAGCATGCCAACGCCACATTCCATGCGCCGGTGTATGAAGCCTGCAGCGACCACGGGGTCCGGACATTGCTGTCGGGGTTCGGCGGAGATGAAATAGTGACTTCGGGAGGACGCGAAGTCTTGGCCGAGTTACTTGCACACGGTCAGTTTCAGGCTTTTTTGCGCGCCTTGGGCGACACTCCGACAAGCCGGGGGCGAGGCCTGGTTCGCTTCGTGCGGCAGCGCCTGGCATCCCCGCAGCATGCAACACAGGCGTTCTTGGCCCAGCTCGATGCAACACCATTCTCTAGGGCGTACAGAGAGGAGCACGCGCTAGAGGATTTCCAGCGTGGAAGAGGCGCAATTGCCGGAGGCAGAACACCCAACGAGACTGTATTGCGCCGGGCCTTTCGGGCCTATGTCTCCGGCCGACTTGAATCCTGCTCCGCCATGGCGGCCAGCTACGGCATCGAATATCGATGGCCCCTGCTCGACAGGGACCTGATCGAAACATACCTCGCTATCCCGGGCATAGAAAAGCATCAGGCCGGAACCGGGCGCTTGCTCCACCGCCGTTCACAGATCGGCCGCTTGCCAGACAGCATTATCTGGCATGGCAAATCGATGGGACCGGTGCGCGAGAATGCAAGACCCACCAATGATCCGGTTAGTTTTGTAAATTACGACTTGCTGCCATCCCGACTCAAGTCTATCCTTGATTGCGAAAGTTACGGAAAACTTGGCGGTTTTAAAAATAACGGGTCTTCCGCCGAAGGCAGTTTGACTGGGAACGATGCGTATTCCCGCGAACTGGCTCGAAGGATTGATGTGCTTTCCGAATGGTTGAAGCAACTCGATTGA
- a CDS encoding lasso peptide biosynthesis B2 protein, translating to MSGPLTRLRNKIRSARGYSWPEKLLVLPSLVLLGLARLAILFLPFRFYVRVLGKVVSQGQPAPGVTEASDRAARSIGRSVRATAALTPWESVCLPQAMAASVLLKLRGVPHCVHFGLAPGEQTPEAAPMKAHAWIVAGDRVVTGGPVLPEYRIVATFAPRSLP from the coding sequence ATGAGTGGCCCCCTCACCCGGTTACGGAACAAGATCAGGAGCGCCCGTGGCTATAGCTGGCCGGAAAAGCTGCTCGTCCTGCCATCTCTTGTCCTCCTTGGCCTCGCTCGCCTCGCCATCCTGTTCCTGCCGTTTCGCTTCTATGTACGAGTCCTGGGTAAGGTTGTGAGCCAGGGTCAGCCGGCACCTGGTGTAACTGAGGCATCTGACCGGGCTGCCCGCAGCATCGGCCGCTCCGTGAGGGCCACAGCAGCACTGACTCCGTGGGAATCGGTTTGCCTGCCTCAGGCGATGGCTGCGAGCGTGCTACTCAAACTGCGTGGCGTCCCTCACTGCGTTCATTTCGGCCTTGCCCCGGGCGAACAGACACCAGAGGCAGCACCGATGAAAGCACATGCATGGATCGTCGCCGGAGACAGGGTGGTGACCGGGGGACCTGTCTTGCCAGAGTACCGCATCGTCGCCACTTTCGCTCCACGCAGCCTGCCATGA
- a CDS encoding PqqD family protein: protein MTKPPTPPAPDTLLQRNPHLEAVEMDGQTVMMDTREGCYFALDEVGGAVWTLLERPNSLKTAIDHVASRFDSPDREELENDIEAFLTDLLRRGLIERVA, encoded by the coding sequence ATGACCAAGCCTCCCACCCCTCCCGCACCCGATACGCTCCTGCAGCGCAATCCGCACCTGGAAGCGGTCGAGATGGACGGCCAGACCGTTATGATGGACACGCGCGAAGGTTGCTACTTCGCCTTGGACGAAGTCGGCGGAGCAGTTTGGACGCTGCTTGAAAGGCCCAATTCCCTGAAGACTGCAATCGATCACGTGGCAAGCAGGTTCGATTCACCCGATCGCGAAGAGCTTGAAAACGACATCGAAGCCTTTCTTACCGACCTGCTGCGTCGTGGCCTGATCGAACGGGTTGCATAG
- a CDS encoding sulfotransferase domain-containing protein, with protein MSAQIHWLASYPKSGNTWLRLLLSQLTGEHAGTADFNAIAGGTIASDRTWIDQALGFPSSELLPDEILDLRPAVYRWSAERASRSQFHKIHDACRKTPSGEWLPCAQASGPGIYLVRNPLDVVLSFSHHLGWDVDKTIGAMGKPGLEMGSDPDGGITLHVPQVLLSWSQHVTSWVDNPDFDMLVVRYEDMLGDPHLSFGRIARHLGLTPSSKELTAAITATRFEQLQSQEEANRFREKPMAATQFFRKGVAGDWQQGLTEHQIGRIVADHRAVMQRFGYCDDAGRPLVG; from the coding sequence GTGAGCGCGCAGATCCACTGGCTGGCTTCCTATCCCAAGTCAGGCAACACCTGGTTGCGGCTGCTGCTGTCGCAACTGACCGGAGAACACGCCGGAACCGCCGATTTCAACGCCATTGCCGGCGGCACGATCGCCAGCGACCGGACTTGGATCGACCAGGCGCTGGGCTTTCCCTCGTCGGAGCTCCTGCCAGACGAAATTCTCGACCTGCGCCCGGCGGTCTACCGCTGGAGCGCGGAACGCGCCAGCCGCAGCCAGTTTCACAAGATTCACGATGCCTGTCGCAAGACACCGTCCGGGGAATGGCTGCCCTGCGCGCAAGCGAGCGGTCCGGGTATCTACCTCGTGCGCAACCCGCTCGATGTAGTCCTGTCGTTCTCGCACCATCTCGGCTGGGACGTCGACAAGACCATCGGTGCCATGGGCAAACCGGGGCTGGAGATGGGATCCGACCCGGACGGCGGGATCACCTTGCATGTCCCGCAGGTGCTCCTCAGCTGGTCGCAGCATGTCACGAGCTGGGTCGACAATCCGGACTTCGACATGCTGGTCGTCCGTTATGAAGACATGCTCGGCGATCCGCATTTGTCGTTCGGAAGAATCGCCCGTCACCTTGGCTTGACCCCCTCGTCGAAAGAGCTGACCGCAGCCATCACCGCCACCCGGTTCGAGCAGCTGCAGTCGCAGGAGGAGGCAAACCGCTTCCGCGAGAAGCCGATGGCGGCCACGCAATTCTTCCGCAAGGGAGTAGCCGGTGACTGGCAGCAAGGCTTGACCGAACACCAGATTGGCCGAATTGTTGCAGACCACCGCGCGGTAATGCAGCGCTTCGGATATTGCGACGATGCCGGCAGGCCGCTGGTCGGGTAG
- a CDS encoding phosphoenolpyruvate carboxykinase (ATP), with protein sequence MSSDKRSALAPCRNRSILSQSSDWHGAGITLHHYQACGFAIHSDLPLPMPVAGADGTGTSLAIRQTGAIDQGGDAIGPFATAGDRWINFTVPGLVRFHICRERGIAYQPANSADDASIASFVINSALPCAAMLAGLTTLRGASVATDAGAILLIGPTAAGKSAVAAELARRGMEVLSDHVALVSDDAKTLPGIPTLTLPRDCAHSAGLDIAALQRSRPGLERFHCPQALPEQSYRPVSAIYQLLVHTAQDVEIADIKGAERLSVLRNCAVRSLDLQRFGHNTALLARTAALSAQCRFRRVRRPVKDMSVESYADHILQDLVIAGATE encoded by the coding sequence ATGTCATCTGACAAACGCTCGGCGCTTGCCCCGTGTCGCAATCGCTCTATCCTGTCGCAATCGTCGGATTGGCACGGGGCTGGCATAACCTTGCATCACTATCAGGCCTGCGGTTTCGCCATTCATTCCGACCTGCCCTTGCCGATGCCGGTTGCAGGCGCAGATGGCACAGGGACGTCCCTTGCTATCCGGCAGACAGGGGCAATCGACCAAGGTGGCGATGCGATCGGGCCGTTTGCAACGGCGGGAGATCGCTGGATCAATTTCACGGTTCCTGGTCTTGTTCGGTTCCACATCTGCCGCGAGCGCGGGATCGCGTATCAACCGGCCAACAGCGCCGACGACGCCAGCATCGCCAGCTTTGTCATCAATAGCGCCCTGCCCTGCGCCGCCATGCTGGCCGGCCTTACTACTTTGCGCGGAGCAAGCGTTGCCACAGACGCGGGAGCAATCCTGCTGATCGGGCCGACCGCTGCCGGCAAGTCTGCAGTGGCAGCAGAGCTCGCCAGGCGCGGGATGGAAGTGCTTTCTGATCATGTCGCGCTGGTCAGCGATGATGCCAAGACTCTGCCGGGAATACCGACGCTGACCCTGCCACGCGATTGTGCTCATTCTGCAGGACTGGATATTGCCGCATTGCAACGCTCGCGGCCAGGTCTCGAACGGTTTCATTGCCCTCAAGCCTTGCCAGAACAGTCGTATCGCCCCGTCAGCGCGATCTACCAGTTGCTTGTCCATACGGCGCAAGACGTGGAGATTGCCGATATCAAGGGGGCGGAGCGACTAAGCGTCCTGAGAAACTGCGCTGTCCGTTCACTCGACCTGCAGCGGTTCGGGCACAACACGGCCTTGCTCGCGAGAACCGCCGCGCTTTCGGCACAGTGCCGTTTCAGGCGCGTCCGCCGCCCGGTGAAAGACATGTCGGTTGAAAGCTATGCCGATCATATCCTGCAAGATCTCGTGATCGCCGGGGCAACCGAGTGA
- the yajC gene encoding preprotein translocase subunit YajC, translating to MVDLLSAAAATGATPPFWIQILPFVGMGLIFWFLIIRPQMKRQKEHQEKIGGLKKGDKVVTAGGLVGKIVKVDEHYADVELAQGVKVKAVKSTIGDIIPPGGAAAND from the coding sequence ATGGTCGACCTTCTTTCCGCTGCCGCTGCCACGGGCGCTACCCCGCCGTTCTGGATCCAGATCCTGCCGTTCGTCGGTATGGGCCTGATCTTCTGGTTCCTGATCATCCGCCCGCAGATGAAGCGGCAGAAGGAGCACCAGGAAAAGATCGGCGGGCTGAAGAAAGGCGACAAGGTCGTTACCGCCGGTGGCCTGGTTGGCAAGATCGTCAAGGTTGACGAGCACTATGCCGATGTCGAGCTTGCGCAGGGGGTGAAGGTCAAGGCTGTCAAGAGCACCATCGGCGATATCATCCCGCCGGGCGGCGCGGCGGCCAACGACTAG
- the secD gene encoding protein translocase subunit SecD produces the protein MLEFPRWRKVWLWGLTLAFIAAALPSLVSTTSIRWPESLPSPTVNLGLDLAGGSHILLEAETQQVAAQRLENMEEAVRNAMRNAEPRIRIGDVSTAGGRLSFLLDDPSDIDRARELLTPIVNGNGLTREWELTVVDTSRMVLTPTQAGLEQAVTDAMDSATEVVRKRIDELGTREPTIIRQGDTRIVVQVPGLQNPDQLKDLLGQTAKLEFKMVDETALETDIQQGIAPPGSQIFPFAAGTPSEGRSVAVRRLGGIKGDNLIGAQQSFDPQTNEPVVNIQFDQQGGRRFADLSTQNVGKLFAIILDGEVLSTPSFREPILGGSAQISGSFTVESANALAISLRSGALPVDLAIVEERTVGPDLGADSIRKGLIAMAIGSLLVVLLMIATYGRFGVYATAALVINVLMILGIMAVLNTTLTLPGIAGFVLTIGAAVDANVLINERIREERKRGRRVIAAVENGYREASRAIYDANITNFIAGVLLFLFGSGPVRGFAVVLIIGLFTSVFTAVTMTRMWVADWLRAKRPTELYV, from the coding sequence ATGCTCGAATTTCCACGCTGGAGAAAGGTCTGGCTCTGGGGCCTGACGCTCGCGTTTATCGCGGCGGCACTTCCCTCGCTGGTCTCGACCACATCGATCCGTTGGCCTGAGAGCCTGCCGAGCCCGACTGTAAACCTCGGCCTCGACCTTGCCGGGGGTAGCCACATCCTGCTCGAAGCCGAGACCCAGCAGGTGGCGGCGCAGCGGCTCGAGAACATGGAAGAGGCGGTGCGCAATGCGATGCGCAATGCCGAGCCACGGATTCGCATCGGCGATGTCTCGACCGCGGGTGGGCGGCTGAGCTTCCTGCTCGATGATCCTTCCGATATCGACCGTGCGCGCGAATTGCTCACGCCGATCGTGAATGGCAATGGCCTAACCCGCGAATGGGAGCTTACCGTCGTCGATACCAGCCGCATGGTGCTGACGCCGACGCAGGCGGGCCTCGAACAGGCGGTGACCGATGCGATGGACAGCGCTACCGAAGTCGTCCGCAAGCGTATCGACGAACTCGGCACCCGCGAGCCGACCATTATTCGGCAGGGCGACACCCGTATCGTGGTGCAGGTGCCGGGCTTGCAAAACCCGGACCAGCTCAAGGACTTGCTCGGCCAGACCGCCAAGCTGGAGTTCAAGATGGTCGACGAGACCGCGCTTGAAACCGATATCCAGCAGGGCATCGCCCCTCCGGGCAGCCAGATCTTTCCTTTTGCCGCCGGAACCCCGTCCGAAGGCCGGTCGGTCGCCGTCCGTCGCCTTGGCGGCATCAAGGGCGACAATTTGATCGGCGCCCAGCAGAGCTTCGACCCACAAACCAACGAGCCGGTGGTCAACATCCAGTTCGACCAGCAGGGTGGCCGCCGTTTTGCTGACCTGTCGACTCAGAATGTCGGCAAGCTGTTTGCCATCATCCTAGACGGTGAGGTGCTGTCGACACCTTCGTTCCGCGAACCGATCCTGGGTGGCAGCGCACAGATCTCCGGCAGCTTCACCGTCGAAAGCGCCAATGCACTGGCGATCTCGCTGCGGTCGGGCGCACTGCCGGTCGACCTTGCGATCGTCGAAGAACGTACCGTGGGGCCGGACCTTGGTGCCGACTCGATCCGCAAGGGCCTCATAGCGATGGCTATCGGCTCGTTGCTGGTCGTATTGCTGATGATCGCGACCTATGGCCGCTTCGGTGTTTATGCCACCGCTGCGCTGGTCATCAACGTGCTGATGATCCTGGGCATCATGGCGGTCCTCAACACCACGCTGACCCTACCAGGCATCGCCGGCTTCGTGCTGACTATCGGTGCGGCGGTCGACGCCAACGTACTGATCAACGAACGTATACGCGAAGAGCGAAAACGCGGGAGAAGGGTGATTGCGGCGGTCGAGAACGGCTATCGCGAAGCAAGCCGCGCCATTTATGACGCCAACATTACTAACTTCATTGCCGGTGTGCTGCTGTTCCTGTTCGGCTCCGGCCCGGTTCGCGGGTTTGCCGTGGTTCTTATCATCGGCCTGTTCACCAGCGTCTTCACCGCTGTCACCATGACCCGCATGTGGGTCGCTGACTGGCTGCGGGCGAAGCGCCCGACAGAGCTTTACGTGTAA
- the secF gene encoding protein translocase subunit SecF, which translates to MKLLKLVPDDTNIKFLKWRVPFYVVSCLLIAASWGLVMTKGLNYGVDFAGGQEIRATFVDEPEAPVAEIRSTLTSIDGVGDPVVQRFGAPNEISIRVKLPPEAEGDKEFADRLTREITDALQADHPSVRIDGVDSVSGKVSGEFRQTALYALLAAMGAISIYIWVRFEWQFGVGALFALFHDVSLTLGMFALFQMEFSLQIIAAILAIIGYSLNDTIVVYDRIRENLKKYRKMQIPELLDLSVNETLARTVMTSLTLLVALIPLLLFGPASLFGLTAAITLGIFVGTYSSVYMAAPILIWLGVNSDSFVPTESEVDKQEKKVRGEA; encoded by the coding sequence ATGAAACTGCTGAAGCTCGTCCCCGACGATACCAACATCAAGTTCCTCAAATGGCGCGTACCGTTTTACGTCGTCAGCTGCCTGCTGATTGCGGCCAGCTGGGGACTGGTGATGACCAAGGGGCTCAACTACGGCGTCGATTTCGCAGGTGGCCAGGAAATCCGCGCAACCTTCGTCGATGAGCCTGAAGCGCCGGTGGCGGAAATCCGCAGCACGCTGACGTCCATCGATGGCGTCGGCGATCCCGTGGTGCAGCGCTTCGGTGCGCCCAACGAGATATCGATCCGCGTCAAGCTGCCTCCGGAAGCGGAAGGCGACAAGGAATTCGCCGACCGGCTCACGCGCGAGATCACCGATGCCTTGCAGGCCGATCACCCTTCGGTCCGGATCGACGGGGTGGACTCGGTCTCAGGCAAGGTCTCGGGCGAGTTCCGTCAGACTGCGCTTTATGCCCTGCTGGCGGCCATGGGGGCGATCTCGATCTACATCTGGGTCCGCTTCGAGTGGCAGTTCGGGGTCGGCGCGCTGTTTGCATTGTTCCACGACGTCTCGCTGACGTTGGGGATGTTTGCGTTGTTCCAGATGGAATTCAGCCTGCAGATCATCGCCGCGATCCTTGCTATCATCGGCTATTCCCTGAACGACACGATCGTCGTCTATGACCGCATCCGCGAAAACCTGAAGAAGTATCGCAAGATGCAAATTCCGGAACTGCTGGACCTGTCGGTCAACGAGACGCTGGCGCGCACAGTTATGACCTCGCTGACGCTGCTGGTGGCGCTGATCCCGCTGTTGCTGTTCGGCCCGGCCAGCCTGTTCGGCCTGACTGCAGCGATTACGCTCGGTATCTTCGTCGGTACCTACAGCTCGGTCTACATGGCTGCCCCGATCCTCATCTGGCTGGGCGTCAATTCCGACAGCTTCGTGCCGACCGAGAGCGAGGTCGACAAGCAAGAGAAGAAAGTCCGCGGCGAGGCGTGA
- a CDS encoding glycosyltransferase — MKRVLSLSTLYPNATNPRFGTFVARSMEALAAHGEWDVTVINPIGLPPVVFGPYRDQAAAAVGGVENGVHVHRPTFTLIPKLGGRLNPGAIARAILPLVTRLHAERPFDILDAQFFYPDGPAIAKIARELKLPFSIKARGADIHYWGTLPYAHRMMRKAAKKAAGLLAVCEALADDMAEIGLPRDKITVHYTGLDRDRFRPLHSPNLRPRLAEELGIALRHDDHLIVTVGALIPRKGQEFVIRALPELPKTRLLLVGKGEDEARLKSLAGELGVSERVHFLGLLDHDLIPLVLSAADAMVLPSASEGLANAWVEALACGTPLVITDAGGARETVTSRAAGLIVERNALAIAHGIENLLADPPDRDATVAMAARFDWRVNGAKLAEYYNTIIGA; from the coding sequence GTGAAGCGAGTCCTGTCGCTTTCGACCCTTTACCCGAACGCTACCAATCCACGCTTCGGTACTTTCGTGGCGCGCTCGATGGAGGCGCTGGCAGCTCATGGCGAGTGGGACGTAACCGTCATCAATCCCATCGGGCTGCCCCCGGTTGTCTTCGGCCCCTATCGTGACCAGGCCGCAGCAGCAGTGGGCGGCGTAGAGAATGGTGTGCATGTCCACCGCCCCACATTCACCCTTATCCCGAAACTGGGTGGACGCCTGAACCCGGGAGCCATCGCCCGCGCTATCCTGCCGCTGGTCACGAGGCTACATGCCGAGCGCCCGTTCGACATTCTCGACGCGCAGTTCTTCTACCCTGACGGACCGGCCATTGCGAAGATTGCCCGCGAACTGAAGCTGCCCTTTTCGATCAAGGCTCGCGGCGCGGATATCCACTATTGGGGCACCCTGCCTTACGCCCACCGCATGATGCGCAAGGCCGCCAAGAAAGCTGCCGGCCTGCTGGCAGTGTGCGAAGCCCTGGCCGACGACATGGCAGAGATCGGCCTGCCTCGAGACAAGATAACGGTCCACTATACCGGGCTTGACCGCGATCGGTTCCGGCCGCTGCACAGCCCGAACCTGCGCCCGCGCCTGGCCGAAGAGCTTGGCATCGCCCTGCGGCATGACGATCACCTCATCGTCACCGTCGGTGCCCTGATCCCGCGCAAAGGGCAGGAATTCGTCATCCGTGCTCTGCCCGAGTTACCCAAGACCCGGCTGCTTCTGGTCGGCAAAGGAGAGGACGAGGCGCGGCTGAAGTCGCTGGCCGGCGAACTGGGCGTCAGTGAACGGGTGCATTTCCTCGGCTTGCTCGACCATGACCTGATACCGCTGGTCCTTTCGGCCGCCGATGCGATGGTGCTGCCCTCAGCGAGTGAAGGCCTTGCCAACGCCTGGGTCGAAGCGCTCGCCTGCGGCACGCCGTTGGTCATTACCGACGCCGGAGGCGCGCGCGAAACCGTCACCAGCCGGGCGGCCGGGCTGATAGTCGAACGCAACGCTTTGGCCATTGCCCACGGCATCGAGAACCTGCTGGCCGATCCACCAGACCGCGACGCAACCGTAGCCATGGCCGCTCGCTTTGACTGGCGGGTCAACGGCGCGAAACTGGCCGAATACTACAACACAATCATCGGCGCGTGA
- a CDS encoding helix-turn-helix domain-containing protein, translating to MINRIRDIRKDKGMTLADLAEACDPPTTAQTIGRLETGMRNLSLKWMDRIAAALEVDPEMLVRSEANTQPQIVASLGTDGPEALAKPRDALLPTDVGGDGPLVVLTVEAATGPYLPGDQLWLRQVAPEDAARAINRDVLVPKKAGRFAFGRLIDRQGTLVGLLPPGMGQKQEVVNDPPWIGVAEMLVRKL from the coding sequence ATGATCAACCGCATCCGCGATATTCGCAAGGACAAGGGGATGACCCTGGCCGACCTCGCCGAGGCTTGCGACCCGCCCACCACCGCGCAGACCATTGGCCGGCTTGAGACCGGCATGCGCAACCTGTCACTCAAGTGGATGGACCGCATCGCTGCGGCACTTGAAGTCGATCCGGAAATGCTGGTGCGCTCCGAAGCCAACACCCAGCCCCAGATAGTCGCATCGCTCGGCACTGACGGGCCAGAAGCACTGGCCAAGCCCCGTGACGCCCTTCTGCCGACCGATGTCGGCGGCGACGGCCCGCTGGTGGTCCTGACCGTTGAGGCCGCCACCGGCCCCTACCTGCCAGGAGACCAGCTATGGCTGCGGCAGGTTGCACCCGAAGATGCCGCCAGGGCAATCAACCGCGATGTCCTCGTACCGAAAAAGGCCGGGCGGTTCGCTTTCGGCCGCCTGATCGATCGGCAAGGCACGCTGGTCGGCCTGCTCCCGCCCGGCATGGGTCAGAAGCAGGAAGTGGTGAACGATCCGCCCTGGATTGGCGTAGCCGAAATGCTGGTGCGCAAGCTGTGA
- a CDS encoding DUF6456 domain-containing protein, which produces MKPQLVERELTEEGPRLGSGARGKRRTVTVNLAESPLAWLHSRGHLDDRLFAAGEQLRSDYERARLGSNVTMRWDPVRVKGGPDVGLSATERQIAAKDRFDAALAQAGRGLSDVLWRVVCAGESLPHAEKALQWPARSGKLVLRLALDRVADFYRIR; this is translated from the coding sequence ATGAAGCCGCAACTGGTCGAACGCGAACTGACTGAAGAAGGGCCGCGCCTGGGCAGCGGGGCCAGGGGCAAGCGGCGTACTGTCACTGTCAACCTTGCCGAAAGCCCGCTCGCGTGGCTGCACTCACGCGGTCATCTGGATGACCGGCTGTTCGCAGCCGGGGAGCAGTTGCGCAGTGATTATGAGCGTGCGCGGCTGGGGTCCAATGTAACCATGCGCTGGGACCCTGTACGGGTGAAAGGCGGCCCGGATGTCGGGCTGAGCGCAACCGAGCGGCAGATCGCGGCAAAGGATCGATTTGATGCAGCACTTGCGCAAGCTGGGCGAGGATTGTCCGATGTGCTGTGGCGGGTGGTTTGCGCCGGGGAGAGCTTGCCGCATGCAGAGAAGGCCCTGCAATGGCCGGCCCGTTCCGGCAAGCTGGTGCTGCGGCTTGCGCTCGACCGGGTGGCCGATTTCTATCGGATCAGGTGA